The Aeromicrobium sp. Leaf245 genome includes a region encoding these proteins:
- a CDS encoding O-methyltransferase: MTSEASLSYVEGYLSEDDHLADARRRADEVGVSPIGAAGGATLRFLASVLDARAVAEVGTGTGVSGLWLLRGMADDGVLTSVDLEAEHQRHARQVFTQAGVAPQRFRLIAGSALDVMPRLTDEGYDLVFVDGDKVEYGEYLEQSLRLVRVGGVVVFDNALWHDRVADPERRDAETVAIRELLTQAAVDERLVPALLPVGDGLLAVRRVA; encoded by the coding sequence ATCACCAGCGAAGCCAGCCTCAGCTACGTCGAGGGCTACCTGAGCGAGGACGACCACCTCGCCGACGCGCGCCGCCGAGCCGACGAGGTGGGCGTGAGCCCGATCGGGGCGGCCGGTGGGGCGACGCTGCGCTTCCTGGCGTCCGTGCTGGATGCGCGTGCCGTGGCCGAGGTCGGCACGGGCACCGGCGTGTCCGGACTCTGGCTCCTGCGCGGCATGGCCGACGACGGTGTGCTCACCTCGGTGGACCTCGAGGCGGAGCACCAGCGTCACGCCCGGCAGGTCTTCACCCAGGCCGGCGTCGCGCCGCAGCGCTTCCGGCTGATCGCCGGGTCGGCGCTCGACGTCATGCCCCGCCTCACCGACGAGGGCTACGACCTGGTCTTCGTCGACGGCGACAAGGTCGAGTACGGCGAGTACCTGGAGCAGTCACTGCGCCTCGTGCGCGTGGGCGGCGTCGTGGTCTTCGACAACGCGCTCTGGCACGACCGCGTGGCCGACCCCGAGCGCCGCGACGCCGAGACCGTCGCGATCCGCGAGCTGCTCACGCAGGCCGCGGTCGACGAGCGGCTCGTGCCGGCCCTGCTCCCGGTGGGCGACGGCCTGCTGGCCGTGCGCCGCGTGGCCTGA
- a CDS encoding DUF3117 domain-containing protein, protein MAAMKPRTGDGPMEVTKEGRCIVMRVPLEGGGRLVVELNNEEAETLGDALKAV, encoded by the coding sequence ATGGCGGCCATGAAGCCTCGTACTGGTGACGGACCGATGGAAGTCACCAAGGAGGGCCGCTGCATCGTCATGCGGGTCCCGCTCGAGGGCGGTGGACGTCTCGTGGTCGAGCTGAACAACGAGGAAGCCGAGACGCTCGGCGACGCGCTCAAGGCCGTCTGA
- a CDS encoding enoyl-CoA hydratase-related protein — protein MTRVDLRTRSAPEAGALGSGSAARRVRDALTTPGVRCLLLVLDESSGGLDDDAVLAVADASVPVVAALLGTIDGHASALALAADLRVAAADATVRVEPLVGGTSVTLPGAVGDATARLLLLAPRAVTAVDARRIGLVHEVHERDRVPAAAATLAAAVADRAGRGAAVLRALSPEGAGARVARAVENEARLRGVVALHPQD, from the coding sequence GTGACGAGGGTCGACCTGCGCACCCGGTCCGCCCCGGAGGCGGGCGCGCTCGGGTCCGGATCGGCCGCTCGACGTGTACGTGACGCGCTCACCACGCCCGGTGTCCGCTGCCTGCTGCTCGTGCTCGACGAATCCTCCGGCGGGCTGGACGACGACGCGGTCCTGGCCGTGGCCGATGCCTCGGTGCCGGTGGTGGCGGCCCTCCTGGGGACGATCGACGGGCACGCCTCGGCCCTGGCGCTGGCCGCCGACCTGCGCGTGGCCGCGGCCGACGCCACCGTGCGGGTGGAGCCACTCGTGGGCGGCACGAGCGTCACCCTCCCGGGCGCCGTGGGCGACGCGACGGCACGCCTGCTCCTGCTCGCACCGCGAGCCGTCACCGCGGTCGACGCTCGACGGATCGGCTTGGTGCACGAGGTCCACGAACGCGACCGGGTGCCGGCTGCGGCCGCGACGCTGGCCGCGGCAGTGGCCGACCGCGCGGGCCGCGGCGCTGCGGTGCTGCGGGCCTTGTCGCCCGAGGGAGCGGGCGCGCGCGTGGCACGGGCCGTCGAGAACGAGGCTCGCCTGCGTGGCGTGGTGGCCCTTCACCCTCAGGACTGA
- a CDS encoding DNA-3-methyladenine glycosylase I, with product MTVTGPDEIERCPWASDVALQRYHDEEWGRELRGDRAMFERLSLEAFQAGLSWSLILRKREAFRAAFVGFVPALVSRFDDSDVERLLTDAGIVRNRAKVEATISNARATLELGESLSDLVWSFAPDDHVAPRSVDDVPATSPESTALARELKRRGFTFVGPTTAYALMQATGMVDDHLVGCVARRS from the coding sequence ATGACGGTCACCGGACCCGACGAGATCGAGCGCTGTCCCTGGGCCAGCGACGTGGCCCTGCAGCGCTACCACGACGAGGAGTGGGGCCGCGAGCTGCGCGGTGACCGAGCCATGTTCGAGCGACTCAGCCTGGAGGCCTTCCAGGCCGGGCTGTCGTGGTCGCTGATCCTGCGCAAGCGCGAGGCGTTCCGGGCCGCCTTCGTCGGGTTCGTGCCCGCGCTGGTCTCCCGGTTCGACGACTCCGACGTGGAGCGGCTGCTCACCGACGCCGGCATCGTGCGCAACCGCGCCAAGGTCGAGGCCACCATCTCCAACGCCCGCGCCACCCTCGAGCTGGGCGAGAGCCTGAGCGACCTCGTGTGGTCGTTCGCGCCCGACGACCACGTCGCGCCCCGCTCGGTCGACGACGTGCCCGCGACGTCGCCGGAGTCCACCGCGCTCGCGCGGGAGCTGAAGCGTCGCGGCTTCACGTTCGTCGGTCCCACCACGGCCTACGCCCTCATGCAGGCCACCGGCATGGTCGACGACCACCTCGTCGGGTGCGTCGCACGACGGTCCTGA
- a CDS encoding ion transporter, with translation MSRSPTSSSPHSPRHSFTARSPTVTPTRARVLALVESSRFQWFIIAVIVVNAAVLGLETSPQLVREAGWLAPLGWVTVAVFVVEIGLRIFAHRGAFFRDGWSLFDLFVVAVALIPASGAFGVLRVLRVLRVLRLLSAVRSMRRVVAALVATLPGMVSIGALLVMLVYVSGVVSTQLFSTTDPEHFGDLPTSLLSLFQVMTGDDWANVIRPVTDAHPASWVFFIAYILISTYIVLNLFIAVAVEALEMQNEDDKREIVDEVEESERLVLDAVTELRAEVAALREELGRSR, from the coding sequence ATGAGCCGCTCGCCGACGTCGTCGTCGCCGCACTCCCCTCGCCACTCCTTCACCGCCCGGAGCCCGACCGTGACCCCCACCCGCGCCCGCGTGCTCGCCCTCGTCGAGTCGTCCCGCTTCCAGTGGTTCATCATCGCGGTGATCGTGGTGAACGCCGCGGTGCTGGGCCTCGAGACCTCCCCGCAGCTCGTGCGCGAGGCCGGCTGGCTCGCCCCGCTCGGCTGGGTGACCGTGGCGGTCTTCGTGGTCGAGATCGGTCTGCGGATCTTCGCCCATCGCGGCGCGTTCTTCCGTGACGGCTGGAGCCTGTTCGACCTGTTCGTGGTGGCGGTCGCGCTCATCCCCGCCTCGGGTGCCTTCGGCGTCCTGCGCGTCCTGCGCGTCCTGCGGGTGCTGCGTCTGCTGTCGGCCGTGCGGTCCATGCGTCGCGTGGTCGCGGCCCTCGTGGCCACACTCCCGGGCATGGTCTCCATCGGCGCCCTGCTCGTCATGCTCGTCTACGTGTCGGGCGTCGTCTCGACGCAGCTGTTCAGCACCACGGACCCCGAGCACTTCGGGGACCTCCCGACCTCGCTGCTGAGCCTGTTCCAGGTGATGACGGGCGACGACTGGGCGAACGTGATCCGTCCCGTCACGGACGCCCACCCTGCCTCGTGGGTCTTCTTCATCGCCTACATCCTCATCTCGACCTACATCGTGCTGAACCTGTTCATCGCCGTGGCCGTGGAGGCGCTGGAGATGCAGAACGAGGACGACAAGCGCGAGATCGTGGACGAGGTCGAGGAGAGCGAGCGCCTGGTGCTGGACGCGGTCACCGAGCTGCGCGCCGAGGTAGCCGCTCTCCGCGAGGAGCTCGGCCGCAGTAGGTGA